Proteins from a genomic interval of Yarrowia lipolytica chromosome 1E, complete sequence:
- a CDS encoding uncharacterized protein (Compare to YALI0E06501g, similar to uniprot|P12688 Saccharomyces cerevisiae YKL126w YPK1 ser/thr-specific protein kinase), with amino-acid sequence MSTWKKIKEGHLSAFSSRPSSNSTATIKESPTNTKRDTLSLPSVSTNAPGGYEKLTPTSSTSSKAPSGEWSRESTHSYTPRDSRDSRDTASSATSTSCATPAAPPAPHLSHSFKPGLLTVNIVETKGLSLPPSYAKYASLFAPEKQLVKDSNTMSSARRMTPPPVYLVLEFDKTQLVLEATGGTLENPIWKAQSSFDVSRPEPLSINLYAKLSAGLVKPSEMEGLGLSSSIGGNGSMSSVNSSSKRSSATPKYIDIFLGSVKLTPNFTPASSFDGYQALSSGTGKIHLKLDYKPTRNEPLSMKDFELLKVIGKGSFGKVMQVRKKDTQQIYAIKTIRKARIVSRSEVTHTLAERTVLAQIDNPFIVPLKFSFQNPDKLYLVLAFVNGGELFHHLQNEKVFDLNRSRFYTAELLCALECLHEYNVIYRDLKPENILLDYVGHIALCDFGLCKLNMEGQEKTNTFCGTPEYLSPEILLGHGYTKTVDWWTLGVLLYEMLTGLPPFYSENTNEMYQRILNDPLRFPDDMDREARSILTGLLNRDPKKRLGVNGAAEIKAHPFFNEIDWKRLMAKKYTAPFKPSVRSATDTSNFDREFTSEVPSDSVANDYLSESVQKQFGGWTFTEKNEHMH; translated from the exons ATGTCTACGTGGAAAA aaatCAAAGAAGGCCACCTgtcagccttctcctcaaggCCGTCGTCTAACTCCACGGCCACCATAAAGGAGTCGCCCACTAACACCAAACGAGACACCCTCAGCTTACCGTCCGTGTCCACCAACGCTCCTGGCGGATATGAGAAGCTGACCCCCACAagctccaccagcagcaaggCACCCAGCGGAGAGTGGTCGCGAGAGTCCACACACAGTTACACCCCACGAGACTCACGAGACTCACGAGACACTGCCTCTTCCGCCACCTCCACTTCGTGTGCcactcctgctgctcctccggCCCCTCACCTGTCACACTCCTTCAAGCCCGGCCTGTTGACAGTCAACATTGTCGAAACCAAGGGCTTGTCGCTGCCTCCCAGCTATGCCAAGTATGCGAGCCTGTTTGCACCTGAAAAACAGCTGGTTAAGGATTCCAACACAATGTCTTCTGCCCGACGAATGACTCCTCCCCCAGTGTACCTGGTGTTGGAGTTTGACAAGACGcagctggtgctggaggccACAGGAGGAACGCTGGAGAACCCCATCTGGAAGGCCCAGTCGTCGTTCGACGTGTCGCGTCCGGAGCCCCTGAGCATCAACCTGTACGCCAAGCTGAGCGCCGGACTGGTCAAGCCCAGTGAGATGGAGGGACTGGGACTCAGTAGCAGTATTGGGGGCAACGGCAGCATGAGCAGCGTAAACTCGTCCTCCAAGAGATCGTCTGCCACGCCTAAGTACATTGATATCTTCCTTGGCTCGGTGAAACTGACCCCCAACTTCACCCCCGCGTCTTCGTTCGACGGATATCAGGCTCTGTCGTCTGGTACAGGAAAAATCCACCTCAAGCTGGATTACAAGCCTACACGTAACGAGCCCCTGTCCATGAAGGActttgagctgctcaaggtgATCGGTAAGGGCTCGTTTGGCAAGGTGATGCAGGTGCGCAAGAAGGACACGCAACAGATTTACGCGATAAAGACGATTAGAAAAGCGCGAATCGTGTCGCGGTCCGAAGTCACACATACGCTCGCGGAGCGAACGGTACTGGCCCAGATTGATAACCCGTTCATTGTGCCGCTCAAGTTCTCGTTTCAAAACCCCGACAAGCTCTACCTTGTACTGGCTTTTGTCAACGGAGGAGAACTGTTCCACCACCTGCAAAACGAAAAGGTGTTTGATCTGAACAGAAGCCGGTTCTACACTGCCGAACTGTTGTGTGCGTTGGAGTGTCTGCATGAGTACAATGTCATTTACCGAGATCTCAAGCCCGAAAACATTCTACTGGATTACGTCGGCCACATCGCGTTGTGTGATTTCGGTCTTTGTAAGCTCAATATGGAGGGCCAGGAGAAGACTAACACTTTCTGCGGTACTCCCGAGTATCTGAGTCCTGAAATTCTGCTGGGCCACGGATACACCAAGACAGTCGACTGGTGGACTCTGGGTGTTCTTCTCTATGAGATGCTCACTGGACTGCCTCCTTTCTACTCGGAAAACACCAATGAAATGTACCAGCGAATCCTGAACGATCCTTTGCGGTTCCCCGACGACATGGACCGAGAGGCACGAAGCATTCTTACTGGTCTGCTCAATAGAGATCCCAAGAAGCGGCTGGGAGTCAACGGAGCCGCCGAGATCAAAGCCCATCCGTTTTTCAACGAGATTGACTGGAAACGGCTTATGGCCAAGAAGTATACTGCTCCCTTCAAGCCCAGCGTGCGGTCTGCGACTGACACGAGCAATTTTGACCGAGAGTTCACCAGCGAGGTGCCCAGCGATTCTGTGGCCAACGACTATCTCAGTGAAAGCGTGCAGAAGCAGTTTGGAGGATGGACGTTTACCGAAAAGAATGAGCATATGCATTAG